CAAGACGGCTGAGAAGCTGCACAGTCACTTGAAAATAACCCATAGTTTTAAGAGACGGGAGCCTGAACCTCAGTCCCTGCCGGGTGATGCGGATGTATTGACGCTCTCTTCGGGATCACAGTGTCTAATAGACTCGGTCCTGAGTGACCCCCCACAGCCTAAAGTGAAAGTGAGGAGGCTTAGTGGTGGAAAGCCGTCATACCTTAGCTTGGAGCAGAGGAAGCAATTGACAGAGCCAATTGACACAGAGTCTTCTGATCAAGGGTCCGCCTTGCATCCAGGGCTGATGAGCAGAGTGAGAgaagtaaaaaataattaaggtaatgaattattcatgatttctgcccacgttcgtcctggaacaAAAAAACGCCCCCGGGCCATGTGAGAGAGTCGATTCAGAGCACTGGACCTGAACGGACGCATGAGCCTCCTTCTCATATTGTTGTACTATACCTgtaatttttatacttttttttttttttttttttttttttttttttttatttcatttcatcacatacataatacaaaattaatatataaaggcaACGTAACAATTAAAACGATATAATACTAGTAAGTAAATAGTAATTTTTATACTTTGTCTTGTGGATATTTCATTGATTTACTTCGATTATGAAGGGTGAGTTTTAAATAAAGCAATTGGAACCGGATTTATTGTGTAgtcttttatttgattattttgaCGTAGACCAACTAGATAAGTCGGTGGGACACACCTGCTGCCGAACCCGGAGGTTCTTAACGTGACCTAATCTAAAAACGTTACAATACTTTTGCATCTACACACCAGTTCAACCTCCTGAGCGGCCACCTCCCACTTTCAAAAGCTTGTTTATTCTTCGTATCTAATTAATTAGTGCATTTGATACCTCCTGTAAGCGGCTATACCCCCGGTAAGCAGCCACGGCGTCagccactttttttttaaattttagtacaAATTAGATTTTTGTAtggtaatattatatattaattattatattacagtagCTTTATTTCGAAGcggttttaaatatatttctgtGAAGAACATTCCTGTGTTTTTTAGATGctatgagaaaactacacagattttgactgaccaatttgtctgaaaatcataaataataataaaccacccgatcataaacaataaaatacaattagctGGAGAATATAGGGAAGAAGCCTGTTGCGTTAAGAATGCCGAAAAATATTGTGCATAGCCATAATACGTGATTTTGGCCCTCTATCGTcagaacctcccgtaagcggTCACCTCGCGTAACTTGAAATCGCTGCTGTAAGTATTAGACTTCACAGTCACTCAGCATTACCGCCGAGCAggtgaatgtttttaaattggatTCTGCAGCAGaagcaaaaaagaaaaaaatatatcccAAAATACAGTACCTGCAGTACTTCATGATTCATGATTTTCATGACAAACGTCATATAATATTAGATGACTACCATTTGCGGTTTTGGTAGTTATCCTATGTTCTTCCATACCGCATTGTCAAAAtgaggaaaataaatatttcatcagCGGCACACTAATGATGAATTTGTGTATGGACTGAACGTTATCAATATGCACCATTATTTGGAAAGGACTGTTTagtaaaaatgttaatgtaagTATTTCTCTATCGCCTCCTGATTTTTACCTATTTCTGGTTGGTTTAAAGCAGCTACTGTAGGCCAGATTTTTATTAGTTTTcttttataaagataaaagatCCATCAAAATAAACCCATTCATTCACCTATAGTTATTAATAACGCGAGTTTTATCTAAACCATCTATGGTAAtttggtttttataaatatttttgtctgaaaaactTTCAGTATCTTCTAAATACATGATAAGTCAATCTAGTCAAGTTTTAgtttaaacaatgttttgaGTTAAGTACTCCATTAACATGGTTAAAGTTGTCTCACATTGTTTGAAACATGAAAAGAAATCTGATTTTATcaataaagtaaaattaaataatatttgttgaatctaagtatttcatttttgttttggaATTTATAAATGTGACAGCTAATTCGTAAACTCCCATTGGTGACAATAGGACCAACTTTTACTTTCAAAACTTACAATATTAATACTGGAAATGAATGTTTCATGAGGACTGCTTCTAAAAGCAAAATCTATACGTGACTACGACCTATGACAGACAATTTTGAAAGACTTGATTTGGTATTTTATACAGGATAAgaaaaatggcagccattttgaagtatattttaaatcttggatttttaaaagttgaacaatttattttttaaacatctcCAGTTATTTTCTTGCAAAACATATGTTTTAATGACTATAGTTGAACAAGCATTTGCCAAAATCGGATGCTTTAATACTGATATTTGGGTAAAATTGAGAGAAAACGGGTATTTTAGTTATCTGCAAATTAGCAATTTTTCTTCCTTTTCTCCATTTTTGATATGTTGTTCAGATGGGTCTTACTGTTAGGAAGCACAccaaaaataaattcttttataattttgtCTAGGTCAAACCGTAGTTTTACCGGACTAATGAAAGGTCTTTCACACCTTTTCCAGTCTGGTGTGGCAAATTAAACCATGTctcaatgtttcattttcacgaCGAAAACGCGATCAGTGCGTAGTCACATGTCTCGTGTAAACGAATCATGCATGGAAAGCAGCCAGATGATGAAAagacattaggcctacaatattacattattatactaatattttaaaatgaaaattgtgtttaaataaaaaaattaagaattagTCACAAAGGTTAACAATTGAGGCTTAGACATTGTGTACATATGCCAGTCCTCAGTTGCTGTTAAATCTATTGAGTTGGTTgttttatacatattaattgCCGGTTTATTCCAACCCAGCACTGCCCACTGCATTCTCTGGCAACCTTTCTCTAAACCAATCTGAAAAAATAAGAATGTTGTTATATGagttagaaattatattatctaTGTATATTTTGCAGTCAGGCTTGCtctatgtgtgtgtgtgtcagACTGAGAATGAAACACAAATATAGATGATATAATGATTTGgataaatatttattctgaaaaGACCCGTGAGCACGGATCAcggtaaaatataaaatatacctaATGGGATAAGTGATTAAGTAGAAAATACTGGGATGCTACAAAAGCCAATGGATGCCACTGAAATGGCATCCAGCAGCCCAGCAAGTGAGGCGTGGTATCGGGACTTTTCAGAACAAAAAATATGTTGAGCTATAATGCGCACAATAACGATTATAATGCGCCTACAAGTGTAGAGCGCGTAATGACACTGGTGGTCTATTTGGTATAAAATACTTTAGACAATAAAAGCTACAATGCGCCTACAAGTGTAGAGCACGCAATGACACTGGTGGTGTCTGTTATAAAATAATTCAGACAATAACACTATAATTCGCCTACAAACATAGAGCGCGTAATGACACCGGTGGGCTATTTGATATAAACTAGGTCAAGATAAAGTCATTAACAATATGAGAAAGCTGCTGCTGTGCTGACGCATAAAGATCTCATGTGGCCTGACCCATGTCATTTGATTCTACGTCTACTATAATGATGTTTGGTTTATTTATTACTCGCTCAAACAGTATGGGTAGGTCAGAAATGTGTATACCCTGTTTGCCTACAATAACCACATCAGTGTATCTGTCAGATAAATGAAAATCCATTACGGGTCTGTGAAATCCAAGGAGGTGTCTCATGCTCGCCTCTAGCCCGTGTTTGAGGGTAAATGAGTCCGCCAAACCGCTGAACTATGGCCTATAATTGCCCCCACTTATGTTTGGCGGCAATGTTTCTGCCTTGGGCGTAGCCATAATGGTGGTCAATCAGTCAGaatataatgtataaatatatatttctgtaaATCAATTTCTAAGATACTTTATTAGTCTACTTATACCCTACGGCAAACAGTAAGTGTTAAAGTAAAATTTGTGACGAAAAACTATTGTCGGGTATAActtaaaaagtgaaaaaaagaattaaactTTAAGAACCTGAGCACAAGCGTGCGTTGCGGCTAGCGATGATTTAGAAAAGGgtgaaatgttatttatttaaattaattattcacgttttcagttattttttgacataattacCTCAGCAACCCTTCTCatcaaaattcttccataaccTCTTCCTATAAAATTTAAGCAAAGAATAACattgatattttcttttttgGTGACATGCTATTGACTTTTATTGAAATTTGGTTTATATTACCAGaaagcattttttaaatattaaaaccatttttttggTTTTGGTTGTATTTCAACTAAGAATGTTCAGTTTCCGcagagaaaaataataataacatagtTAGAAATACACATCACTTTAATTTTTACCGATTGCAAACCAATCAAAATCTTTGGATGCATTCAGATACATTAAAGGTCAGTTACTAGTAGGTCATAGGTCAGTTAGTAGGTCATTTACCTCTGAACTCTTTCATGATATACAGGTCTTCCATATAAACCACCTTCCCCTTCCAAGTACTGTATGTAGAAGAAAACACTGTAACCAATTACTTCAAATGTCTCTACTTCTGGTCTTTTATATTCCGCTACTATGCAAGACACAATGCTTCATGGCTCAAATATATCCTTCTGTAGACCTGAAAAAAACAAGAGTTTTAACAAGTTCAATAAACATCTCACCGGAAAGCTACATTTCAGAAGACAAGTGTGCAAGTGGGCGTTTATAGATAGatagaaagatagatagatagatctgCGTCGTTGATACTAAATTGGATCTTCCTAATGTGTACATTACAGCAGGGTCATACTATAAGTTGGTTCCAGTCTGTGCGTAAGACccagtagtcatataatggtagtTCATCCAGTGATCAAATTACAAGTTATGGGCACTCAGTCTTAGTGGTCAAATTATTGTCCATGGGTTAGTTCCAGTGGTCAAATCAATGTGCAAGTAAATTGAACAAGTAAATCTCAGTAGAATATTGATTCTTATGGTAAATTCcttcatgaaaaaaatatttgaaaactctccagcttaaagatgtattgtccttttgactactaattaaaaaaaaaataaaaaataacagatttcgaaaaaaggtggatcattttgaagtattataatagttattaactatcaccaaaaatatgttgaaaaaaaaatcatttaactgaaatacagacgttttttgttaaaaaaataactttgacttgttgcttttggcttgaattttcgacttaaaagtgaataactctaatattactttgatatggctaatttaaatttagaatattttgaccttcatttttgtgtatttcaagggacaatgcatctttaaataGTGTACATGTAATAATGTTTAATCTGTAAATAAGCATACATTCTTAGTTTGGGGTTTCTACTGGCTTGAAATTTCCTAAATATGACCCCAATCtccaacccccccccccctgggtcAAAACGCCCAGAGCCAAAATGGTCCTGGGATGAAATGTTTCTAATTCATTAACATACTACTCTACTCCCCAAAAAGTTGATTTTTAAGTTGTTGTGGCCAAGGATCGGTGATTCATTCTAGGCATCAAGTAATTTGAAAAAAGATATTGAGATTATGGTTAAAAAGTGCAAGATTTTAGTTCAGTGGCATGAGAGCTTGCAGTTGGGTAAAATTGAAAGCCTCACTAATCCGTACTGGACTGCTTTATTCTAGTAATGTTACAATAGTGTACCCTATTACCTACACCTACAGTACTccttattttgtatatttaatgtaatgtgCAGTATACCTTCAGTAGTGTTTTCAACTTGATCTTCTGAATTTTCAAACACTGCCAATTCCACAATCATCTTCATCATCGGAGCGCAATCCTCCGGTCTTGCATCTCGTATACGGAAGTTGCCATCTTCCATTTTCctgctactgtactacttcttttttatatataggATATCAGAATGTTTGTAAATGTTAACAATGCATGACAGCATTAGACATTGAATTTCATTATGCTATTTCTATGCTCTTACAGGAAGATAAActgaaacaatatttatttcgcTTACCTGATAACTAACGAACTCCTGATTTTACAGAATAATgcaaaatatttaacaataatttacaactattaatgaataaattagtTTGAATCTATGAAACATCCACATATCAATAAtgaaattacaaataatatataatataatcatgaaaaaaataaattgaatgaatTATATACTAAAATCTtgacaattataaaaaaaattaccaaaatacattgatgaataatttaaatggacatataaatatactgaaatcttattaaaattatcaaacTACATTGATGAATTCATTAAATATTCTACAATCTTGacataaataaattcttttttaGCGCAAACAAAAATAGGAATTGTACAAGAAAATGCTTTTAAATGATATTAGTAAAAAGTTTACAGGTCTACAGTAGATACAAATGTGATTAAAACAAGATCAAAGCACAGAGTTGTTAATTGAAACTCTCTGATCAAAGATTGAATTCAATAAATAGCCAAATTACAATGTATTAAGTGAAATCTGTACAGGTGCCGGTTGACGCACTTTGCACTTAAACATATAAGCAATTGTGTAAAGATACGGATTGACTGAGGAGTTAATGGGTATGATGAATGTCGCTGCCCAAACATATATTTCATCAGGAATCGTCATCCAACCCGTCTCGGAACCAATTGCCATTACTATAATCGGGGCCCAGCAACAGAAATCAGTGAAAACTATCAGGCCTAGTTTTCTCGCCATTTTTAACTGTTCTTTTCTCTGCTGTCTTCTGTTGACAGTGGCCTCCGATCTCTTCACTGACAAGAACATTGTCAGATAACTAAGTACAATTACAAAAAAGCCGACGCCATTAAAGGCAACAAAAATGGCAACAGCATACTCCCAACCAGGCCACCGACTTCTGGTTAAAGGTAGTGCAAGGTACACACTTTCCTTTCCATAATAATTGTCACCAAAATACGATAAGTTTAATTCATTGGCTGTCACTGGAAGAAAACTCAGCACAATCCAGAATAGCCATCCGAAGCTGATAATGATTCGACATTTTGTACGATTGAGGCGTTTCGtattaaatggattaaaaatgttaatagcTCGATCCACACTAAGCAGCATCAGTGTAAACACTGAACATTGCCCAGAGAGTGTAGAAATAGCCCCTGCAAAACTGCAAAGGACACTATTTCTCCAAACTCTGGAAACCTTTCCGTATCTTCCTCTGTAATGTATATCCACACTGGCAATGATGATCAGGTAGACTACCATCAGCAGGTCAGACACGGCGAGGTTGGTGATAAGTGTGGTTTGGACTTTGTTAACATTGTTAATATCATTATCTTTTTTAAACTTTCGTGAAACGATAACAACAACATTCCCAATAACCGAAGATAACCCGATAATCATCATCAACACACGGAGAAGTTCATTTTTTAGCAAGTCTTCACACGATGCAAATGCATTTGAAGGCTCGCAGACATCGATGGCGCCAACGAGGCAACAGAGACTAGAGTATTCCGAGTTGTACCTAAAAGAATCAAATATAGCAACATAATAAGTGCCAagttattattttgttctttcttaaaagaaaatgttattatattttgaGAAATTTTTAACAATACTCAAGAACCAACATTCTCAAGGTTTGAAATTTGTGCACATTTTTTAGTCACCCACCTGCATTCTTGAAATACCCACACGCAACTAATTCAAGTTTATGTATCTCCCTTTTCTTTTCCAGTCCTGCACTGCGACTAGATTAACAGAATGCTCATGTGACTTAAGCACAAATTTAGTGGCGCATTTgtgaatttaaaaaacatgcacaattaaattttgaaaaacaagACAGATCTTTATCATCGTAAGTTTCCACAATCATCATGTTGATTGTATAACTAGTCAGTGTGGTAACATGTGACTTAAGCACACATTTAGTGGTGCATTTgtgaatttaaaaaacatgcaaaattaaattttgaaaaacaagACAGATCTTTATCATTGTAAGTTTCCACAATCATCATGTTGATTGTATAACTAGTCAGTGTGGTAACCGTCTTTCACAGATGGTTTTGggattagtaaaatattttttttttataaattaatttattttttacaaggGAGTTACTTGGGTTgcccaaattttgataaatcATTACTTACAATTCGTTTAAGCTTATCAATTGTTGAAAGGTCCCTGTAAACCTGTAACTTGTTACCTTTTAAGTttctaaaaaaaaccaataaattCAAACTCAATAAGTTTGTTTTCACACTTTTTAATTCCTTCATTACTTAATATATGATgtacatattaatattttaatactattCAGAGCGAATAATAATTTAGATTTGTGTGGGTGAACAACACAAAATAGGTTAAagctaaactatcaaactttatg
This DNA window, taken from Antedon mediterranea chromosome 9, ecAntMedi1.1, whole genome shotgun sequence, encodes the following:
- the LOC140058544 gene encoding thialysine N-epsilon-acetyltransferase-like, producing the protein MEDLYIMKEFRGRGYGRILMRRVAEIGLEKGCQRMQWAVLGWNKPAINMYKTTNSIDLTATEDWHMYTMSKPQLLTFVTNS
- the LOC140058131 gene encoding G-protein coupled receptor GRL101-like encodes the protein MLVLEYNSEYSSLCCLVGAIDVCEPSNAFASCEDLLKNELLRVLMMIIGLSSVIGNVVVIVSRKFKKDNDINNVNKVQTTLITNLAVSDLLMVVYLIIIASVDIHYRGRYGKVSRVWRNSVLCSFAGAISTLSGQCSVFTLMLLSVDRAINIFNPFNTKRLNRTKCRIIISFGWLFWIVLSFLPVTANELNLSYFGDNYYGKESVYLALPLTRSRWPGWEYAVAIFVAFNGVGFFVIVLSYLTMFLSVKRSEATVNRRQQRKEQLKMARKLGLIVFTDFCCWAPIIVMAIGSETGWMTIPDEIYVWAATFIIPINSSVNPYLYTIAYMFKCKVRQPAPVQISLNTL